A genomic window from Quercus lobata isolate SW786 chromosome 10, ValleyOak3.0 Primary Assembly, whole genome shotgun sequence includes:
- the LOC115964485 gene encoding uncharacterized protein LOC115964485 produces MCRAFPTTLKGPVRIWFSWLTSNSISTFKKLSTQFTSHFIGGHRYKKSTACLMSIRQREDETLRSYIAHFNKEALSIDEADDKILVATFTNGLWKEYGVRELRGDQVAVRECYIAMLEMDDYLQTMSIEEQRTRVEPVERLEEIPLDSTRLDKTTKIGTLANPTVRQALVAFLKEN; encoded by the exons atgtgtagggccttccctacaacgcTAAAGGGTCCTgtgagaatttggttcagctgGCTAACGTCTAACTCCATCAGCACTTTCAAGAAGCTTAGCACCCAGTTCACTTCACACTTTATTGGGGGGCATAGGTATAAAAAGTCTACTGCGTGCTTGATGAGTATCAGGCAGCGAGAGGACGAGACGCTGAGATCTTACATAGCCCACTTTAACAAGGAAGCGCTCTCGATCGATGAAGCTGATGACAAAATACTTGTGGCAACCTTCACAAATGGGTTGTGGAaag AGTACGGAGTAAGGGAATTGCGAGGAGATCAGGTAGCTGTACGCGAATGCTATATTGCGATGTTAGAGATGGACGACTATCTACAAACCATGAGCATAGAGGAACAGCGGACGAGGGTGGAACCCGTAGAGAGGCTCGAGGAGATACCCCTCGATAGCACCAGATTAGACAAAACCACGAAGATCGGCACTCTCGCCAACCCAACAGTTCGCCAAGCGCTTGTAGCCTTCCTCAAGGAGAATTAG